Proteins from a genomic interval of Inediibacterium massiliense:
- a CDS encoding MATE family efflux transporter: MNMNVQKLQMMRDEKIPKILIKLGIPTMIGMIVSALYIVVDAYFVGGLGTSQMGAVSIVFPIVQVIVGLGMTFGSGAASYISRLLGEGNDEKANRTASTALFSSLFVGVVSIIISLCFLDKILITLGATATILPYAREYALIYVSGSILNIMNVTMNNMITAEGRTQLTMISMLIGGILNVILDPIFIYPLGFGIRGAAIATVISQMATTYLYLWFILGKKGYLRFSIRLFTFDGTILGEIFKVGIPILVFQILASAAMGLSNTAASVYGDSAVAAIGVVTRIMTLGTYVVFGYMKGFQPIAGYNYGAKRYDRLSEATKVSLKWSTIFCTIVALFMVIFPTSIISLFSENDVELIDIGTKALRANGIIFPFYGFQMVYMALFLAMGKGKEGGLLSIGRQGLFFIPVILIFPRLFHLEGVIWTQPVADLLTVVLTAVFALQLHKKLKLIKQGGHTNETN, translated from the coding sequence ATGAATATGAATGTTCAAAAACTTCAAATGATGCGGGATGAAAAAATCCCGAAGATACTTATTAAGCTAGGTATACCTACAATGATAGGCATGATAGTTTCTGCACTTTACATCGTAGTAGATGCATACTTTGTAGGTGGGCTTGGAACCAGCCAGATGGGTGCCGTGTCTATCGTATTCCCCATTGTTCAGGTTATCGTCGGGCTTGGAATGACCTTTGGAAGCGGGGCTGCATCCTATATTTCCCGTTTGCTCGGTGAAGGGAATGATGAGAAGGCAAACCGGACAGCATCAACAGCGCTATTTTCTAGCCTGTTCGTCGGAGTGGTGTCCATTATCATTTCACTATGCTTCCTTGATAAAATATTAATTACATTGGGCGCCACAGCCACAATCCTTCCCTATGCAAGAGAATACGCCCTTATTTATGTGTCAGGCTCCATTCTGAATATAATGAATGTAACCATGAACAATATGATCACGGCAGAAGGCCGTACACAGCTGACGATGATATCTATGCTAATCGGAGGCATCTTAAATGTGATATTAGACCCAATTTTCATATACCCTTTAGGCTTTGGTATTCGGGGAGCCGCTATTGCAACAGTCATTTCTCAAATGGCAACCACCTACCTTTACTTATGGTTTATTCTTGGCAAAAAAGGTTATCTCCGTTTTTCCATCCGGCTTTTTACTTTTGATGGGACAATTTTGGGTGAGATATTCAAGGTTGGAATACCTATCCTTGTGTTTCAGATTTTAGCCAGCGCGGCAATGGGTCTTTCCAATACGGCAGCTAGCGTGTACGGGGATTCAGCAGTCGCAGCTATTGGCGTAGTGACTAGAATTATGACGCTTGGAACCTATGTGGTTTTTGGTTATATGAAAGGGTTTCAGCCGATAGCCGGTTACAATTATGGAGCAAAAAGATATGACCGTCTGAGTGAAGCCACAAAAGTATCTCTAAAATGGTCTACGATATTCTGTACCATCGTAGCGCTTTTCATGGTTATATTTCCTACTTCCATCATATCGCTTTTTTCAGAGAATGACGTAGAATTGATTGATATTGGCACTAAGGCTCTGCGTGCAAACGGAATTATTTTCCCCTTCTATGGATTTCAAATGGTTTATATGGCACTATTTCTTGCTATGGGGAAAGGAAAGGAAGGCGGACTTCTCAGCATCGGTCGCCAGGGATTATTTTTCATTCCCGTCATTTTGATTTTCCCTCGGTTGTTCCACCTTGAAGGTGTCATCTGGACGCAGCCAGTAGCGGACTTGCTAACAGTTGTCTTGACTGCAGTTTTTGCACTTCAATTACACAAAAAATTAAAGCTGATAAAGCAAGGAGGACACACAAATGAAACTAACTGA
- a CDS encoding FtsX-like permease family protein, producing the protein MDMRLNQITKKLVKNNIKQYLILIGSIIFAVSMIAAYGIIQFSPTVDDILMDGGSTQMISLGTYGLNMIGSLIFIIYAHGLFLKHKSKEIGVFMSLGIRRKNVQKMVMKELRFIVPLATFAGLLFSIPISFFCWSFITMFLSTAETNYSIGFLGLIIAFIFSMVAMMIIHIKTIRYIKNADIIKILKSTEEVEDLKGDHYILGVIGFILIPVGLFLFRVFSISEGFLGKIHIIFLGLSLIGLYLFIIQITSIGTFIKNINKKYYYKNIVFFNLIKQKGKQYTLALFVSTILMSISIFALGFNAIGMIDGLNKYEKIDPFDVAVIIGFQQGDLKIEDILSLAKEHDIKVKDLVEMNEIMLGYNIAEYNEWNSNPFISEEFVRKITGKKDFDLEPGTFVTLISVDPSYIRKDKKNKKNIERILLDSTTREEMTIVDNGKVYIGGVLNHDSFHNGKVNVLDSNDYNRLRENQKDEFVVKTYMFNADDWTKTEKFSKDLYELVAKKSGYQWCSNFKDAPIFDRVLENGYGGYDHYDMKDYKGSELYANKRWVFSPYTRYHAYYNSIQDYAIYLLLMVFISIVAFSSAVMVVGIKILNTMWQDKILYKNLTFLGYKLRDIRFVVTKQAAIIYFVPTLLGSILTILLLGEMLKVMDVYFPNEVLKAVGFITLFMWTIQVFIFFFVRKAAIKECTNFENV; encoded by the coding sequence ATGGATATGAGGCTTAATCAAATTACAAAAAAACTTGTAAAAAACAATATAAAACAGTATTTGATACTGATAGGGTCTATTATATTTGCAGTGTCTATGATTGCTGCTTATGGGATTATTCAGTTTAGTCCTACTGTTGATGATATATTAATGGATGGCGGTTCTACCCAAATGATTTCACTAGGAACGTATGGATTGAATATGATTGGAAGTTTAATTTTTATCATATATGCCCATGGACTATTTCTAAAGCATAAATCCAAGGAAATAGGAGTATTTATGTCTTTAGGAATTAGAAGAAAGAATGTTCAAAAGATGGTGATGAAGGAGTTAAGATTTATTGTTCCATTAGCTACCTTTGCTGGACTACTTTTTTCTATTCCAATAAGTTTTTTTTGTTGGTCTTTTATAACAATGTTTTTATCAACAGCTGAAACAAATTATAGCATTGGATTTTTAGGGCTAATCATAGCTTTTATATTTTCTATGGTTGCAATGATGATTATTCATATTAAAACAATAAGGTATATAAAAAATGCAGATATTATAAAAATACTAAAATCAACAGAAGAAGTGGAAGATTTAAAAGGAGATCATTATATATTAGGGGTAATAGGTTTTATTTTGATTCCTGTAGGATTATTTTTATTTAGAGTTTTTTCAATAAGTGAGGGATTCTTAGGGAAAATACATATTATTTTCTTAGGGTTATCATTGATTGGATTATATCTATTTATTATTCAAATTACTTCTATTGGAACTTTTATCAAAAATATAAATAAGAAATATTATTATAAAAATATAGTATTTTTTAATTTAATCAAGCAAAAGGGAAAGCAATATACATTAGCATTATTTGTAAGTACTATTTTGATGAGTATATCTATTTTTGCATTAGGGTTTAATGCCATAGGTATGATTGATGGATTAAATAAATATGAAAAAATAGATCCTTTTGACGTAGCTGTAATTATTGGATTTCAGCAAGGAGATTTAAAGATTGAGGATATTTTAAGCTTAGCAAAGGAACATGATATAAAAGTAAAAGATTTGGTAGAAATGAATGAGATTATGTTAGGCTATAATATAGCAGAATATAATGAGTGGAATTCAAATCCTTTTATTTCAGAAGAGTTTGTTAGAAAAATTACAGGAAAAAAAGATTTTGATTTAGAACCAGGAACTTTTGTTACACTTATTTCAGTAGATCCTTCTTACATAAGAAAAGATAAAAAAAATAAGAAAAATATAGAAAGAATATTATTAGACTCTACAACTAGAGAAGAAATGACTATTGTAGATAATGGAAAGGTGTATATAGGAGGAGTATTAAATCACGATTCATTCCACAATGGAAAAGTAAATGTATTAGATAGTAATGATTATAATCGTTTAAGAGAAAATCAAAAGGATGAATTTGTAGTAAAAACATATATGTTCAATGCAGATGATTGGACAAAAACAGAAAAATTCAGTAAAGATTTATATGAGTTAGTTGCTAAAAAAAGTGGTTATCAGTGGTGTAGTAATTTTAAGGATGCACCTATATTTGATAGAGTATTAGAAAATGGTTATGGAGGATATGATCATTATGATATGAAGGATTATAAAGGAAGTGAATTATACGCAAATAAAAGGTGGGTCTTTAGTCCATATACTAGATATCATGCTTATTATAATAGTATTCAAGACTATGCAATTTATTTATTGTTGATGGTATTTATATCAATCGTTGCATTTTCTTCAGCTGTAATGGTGGTAGGAATTAAAATTTTAAATACAATGTGGCAGGATAAAATTCTATATAAGAATCTTACTTTCTTAGGATATAAATTAAGGGATATCAGATTTGTAGTAACAAAACAAGCTGCTATTATATATTTTGTTCCTACTCTATTAGGAAGTATTTTAACAATTCTTTTATTAGGAGAAATGTTAAAGGTGATGGATGTTTATTTTCCAAATGAAGTATTAAAAGCAGTAGGTTTTATAACATTGTTTATGTGGACTATTCAAGTGTTTATATTCTTTTTTGTCAGAAAAGCAGCAATTAAAGAATGTACAAACTTTGAAAATGTATAA
- a CDS encoding class I SAM-dependent methyltransferase codes for MKLTDIWGFMLNKRAKSGSQRVLESLQIKDGDMIADIGSGGGYFTFEFAKMVGKNGKVFAVDTNTALLRYINNKLKIQKIQNVVTIIAKETGFVLPDGTCNLIFVRNVFHHINNAEVYFRNIQKNLNPNGKIAIIEWLPNTKRGYPIRTDHSTSEIEIRKVMKVAGFQQIRSFDFLDNQSFNIFKLNSTSSNSF; via the coding sequence ATGAAACTAACTGATATCTGGGGATTCATGCTTAATAAAAGAGCAAAATCAGGTTCTCAGCGAGTACTTGAAAGTCTACAAATCAAAGATGGTGACATGATAGCCGACATTGGATCGGGAGGCGGATATTTTACCTTTGAATTTGCAAAAATGGTGGGGAAAAATGGAAAAGTTTTCGCCGTTGACACAAACACTGCCTTATTGAGATATATTAACAATAAGCTCAAAATACAGAAAATCCAAAATGTCGTAACAATAATAGCAAAGGAGACAGGCTTTGTATTACCAGATGGAACTTGCAATCTCATATTCGTAAGAAATGTATTTCATCACATAAATAATGCCGAAGTTTATTTTAGGAACATTCAAAAGAATCTAAATCCAAATGGAAAAATAGCTATTATTGAATGGCTTCCAAATACAAAGAGGGGCTATCCCATACGCACTGATCACAGTACATCAGAAATTGAGATACGTAAAGTTATGAAGGTAGCAGGATTTCAGCAAATTAGATCATTCGATTTTTTAGACAATCAATCTTTCAATATATTTAAATTAAACTCAACATCGTCAAATAGTTTTTAA
- a CDS encoding MarR family winged helix-turn-helix transcriptional regulator has protein sequence MMIKNSKNKTKLSYTLLRVFWKIFEIDKKTRCYGTDEQLFEAEIHMIKSIKENEGIHVTGLAKLLGVTKGAVSQIIMKLEKKGMVVKDTDPLNLSRLVLKLTPKGAIAYINHEKIHHQFDDLVHESLQGASADNIAFLKDFLNSLERRIDNFENSNKE, from the coding sequence ATGATGATTAAGAATAGTAAAAATAAAACAAAACTTAGCTACACGCTTTTGCGCGTATTCTGGAAAATTTTTGAAATTGACAAAAAAACACGTTGCTATGGGACGGATGAACAGCTCTTTGAAGCAGAAATTCATATGATTAAATCTATCAAAGAAAATGAGGGAATTCATGTAACCGGGCTTGCCAAATTATTAGGGGTGACAAAAGGCGCGGTATCCCAAATTATTATGAAGCTTGAAAAGAAGGGTATGGTTGTCAAAGACACCGATCCCCTCAACCTGTCGAGATTAGTTTTAAAACTGACTCCAAAAGGAGCAATAGCATATATAAACCACGAAAAGATTCATCATCAATTTGATGACCTTGTTCATGAATCTTTGCAAGGTGCTTCTGCGGACAATATAGCTTTCCTTAAGGATTTTCTAAATTCACTTGAAAGGAGAATAGACAATTTTGAAAACAGTAATAAAGAGTAA
- a CDS encoding TraX family protein → MKDKGFTGFQLKMIGLILMIFDHIHEFFNFRGDIPVAFNWVGRIVAPIFIFMTVEGFVRTKNRKKYMLRLYIGSLVMSFGNLFFSKYFPRTDSFGLMNNIFSTLLMIIIYLSMVEYLTKAIKEKSMANIIKGVGLFILPIALGMIMFMNITVPGMMHLIFMIPTPMIVEGGPVFVLLGIVMYLLREDRKKLVIVYSILSILLMFTGDMSIKGLFFNNYQWMMVFSAPLFYLYNSQKGKGMKYLFYTFYPAHIYVFYLISVYMMKR, encoded by the coding sequence ATGAAGGATAAAGGATTTACAGGATTTCAATTAAAGATGATAGGACTCATTCTTATGATATTTGATCATATACATGAATTTTTTAATTTTAGAGGGGATATACCTGTAGCATTTAATTGGGTTGGAAGAATTGTTGCACCTATTTTTATATTTATGACAGTAGAAGGATTTGTTCGCACAAAGAATAGAAAAAAATATATGTTAAGACTTTATATAGGATCATTAGTCATGAGTTTTGGAAACTTATTTTTTTCTAAATATTTTCCTAGAACTGATTCTTTTGGTTTAATGAATAATATTTTTTCAACTCTATTGATGATTATTATTTATTTATCTATGGTAGAGTACTTGACAAAAGCTATAAAAGAAAAGAGTATGGCAAATATAATCAAAGGGGTAGGGTTATTTATATTACCTATAGCTTTAGGAATGATCATGTTTATGAATATCACTGTACCAGGAATGATGCATCTTATATTTATGATCCCAACACCTATGATAGTAGAAGGTGGACCTGTATTTGTTCTATTGGGTATTGTCATGTATCTATTAAGAGAAGATAGAAAAAAACTTGTGATTGTTTATTCTATTTTATCTATACTTCTTATGTTTACAGGGGATATGAGTATAAAAGGATTATTTTTTAATAATTATCAATGGATGATGGTTTTTTCAGCTCCTCTTTTCTACTTGTATAACAGTCAAAAGGGAAAAGGAATGAAATATTTATTTTACACATTTTATCCAGCTCATATTTATGTGTTCTATTTGATATCCGTGTATATGATGAAAAGGTAG
- a CDS encoding ABC transporter ATP-binding protein, whose product MLKINNLTKVYTSKHGRYVALNGISLRIHKGEFVSVMGPSGSGKTTLLNCISGFIKGDSGEILLDGENILNINERKLSDIRQSKLGFVFQDFMLMNGLTVLENIFLPQIIAGKNMRKMEQESRQLLSSFGIDEIKDKYPSEISGGQKQRVAIARALSNKPYILLADEPTGNLDSKSSTAVIEAFMDAKKNLEATVFMVTHDAFSASYSDRVVALKDGQIIKELVREGAPREFLNEILTFMKEINGDGYEA is encoded by the coding sequence ATGTTAAAAATTAATAATCTAACAAAAGTATACACATCAAAACATGGAAGATATGTAGCTTTAAATGGTATATCATTAAGAATCCATAAGGGAGAATTTGTTTCTGTAATGGGACCATCAGGAAGTGGCAAAACTACACTTCTTAATTGTATATCAGGATTTATAAAGGGAGATTCAGGAGAAATTTTATTAGATGGGGAAAATATTTTAAATATAAATGAAAGAAAACTTTCTGATATAAGACAAAGTAAGTTAGGATTTGTATTTCAAGATTTTATGTTAATGAATGGATTGACAGTCTTAGAAAATATTTTTTTACCACAAATTATTGCTGGTAAGAATATGAGAAAAATGGAGCAAGAATCAAGACAGTTATTAAGTTCTTTTGGAATAGACGAAATAAAAGATAAGTATCCAAGTGAAATATCAGGAGGGCAAAAACAAAGAGTTGCCATAGCAAGAGCTTTATCTAATAAACCATATATTCTTTTAGCAGATGAACCAACAGGAAATTTAGATTCTAAATCAAGTACGGCTGTGATTGAAGCCTTTATGGATGCAAAAAAAAATTTAGAGGCCACAGTTTTTATGGTTACTCATGATGCTTTTTCTGCATCTTATTCAGACAGAGTAGTAGCTCTAAAGGATGGTCAAATCATAAAAGAGCTTGTAAGAGAAGGGGCTCCACGAGAATTTTTAAATGAAATATTGACCTTTATGAAGGAGATTAATGGTGATGGATATGAGGCTTAA
- a CDS encoding ABC transporter permease, whose amino-acid sequence MLILFQAEFYKIIKSLGFKIAFLGILFLSLFHIVYEYSYFSQYEFFYEGYKKEYVKEIEASKEFLTDPTSHHYLKDHIKELKREIENRKHYLEFYTTHKVSPLKKDFSQGLSKSIFNYEEFLFLILLFCCNSVCYEKSKNITAFQFSSKASRGELYFSKFLGLSLAVTIIFVVNILFSYILSGFLMGFSDLSGQIQSLRGYSFAPIERSIKEFLILKVIFG is encoded by the coding sequence ATGTTGATTTTATTTCAAGCTGAATTTTATAAAATTATCAAATCATTAGGTTTTAAGATAGCATTTTTAGGAATATTATTTCTTTCTTTATTTCATATTGTTTATGAATATAGTTATTTTTCTCAATATGAGTTCTTTTATGAGGGATATAAAAAGGAATATGTAAAAGAAATTGAAGCAAGTAAAGAATTTTTAACAGATCCTACTTCTCATCATTATTTAAAAGATCATATAAAAGAGTTAAAAAGAGAGATTGAAAATAGAAAACATTATTTAGAATTTTATACAACACATAAAGTATCCCCGCTTAAAAAAGATTTTTCTCAAGGGTTGAGTAAAAGTATTTTTAATTATGAGGAATTCTTATTTTTAATTCTTTTATTTTGCTGTAATAGTGTATGTTATGAAAAATCAAAAAATATTACAGCTTTTCAATTTTCATCTAAGGCAAGTCGAGGAGAATTATATTTTTCTAAATTTTTGGGGTTATCATTAGCAGTTACTATCATTTTTGTTGTAAATATATTATTTTCATATATATTAAGTGGATTTTTAATGGGATTTTCAGATTTATCAGGGCAAATTCAATCTTTAAGGGGATATAGTTTTGCTCCAATAGAAAGAAGTATAAAGGAATTTTTAATCCTTAAAGTTATTTTTGGATGA
- a CDS encoding RNA polymerase sigma factor — MDVVSDEDLFKQVQNGRKEAVELIVKRYYKDIFRYIYIKLNDYYTSQDLCQEVFCKVYKRRDTYSSEYPFKPWLYKIAYHCIIDYTRSSQYKKQQKVVPIDTKIKEKKNTIDHALFHNNINDFIEGLNQGQKEVIKLRFCNELSIEDIAQITGSNINTVKSRLYQGIKHIKNKLETGGEVDEAKKNKRNF; from the coding sequence ATGGATGTTGTAAGTGATGAAGATTTATTCAAACAAGTTCAAAATGGAAGAAAAGAAGCAGTAGAACTGATTGTAAAGCGTTACTATAAAGATATTTTTAGATACATATATATAAAGTTAAATGATTATTATACATCTCAAGATTTATGCCAAGAAGTTTTCTGCAAGGTTTATAAAAGAAGAGATACTTATTCTTCTGAGTATCCTTTTAAGCCATGGCTTTATAAAATTGCATATCATTGTATCATTGATTATACAAGGTCAAGTCAATATAAAAAGCAGCAGAAAGTTGTTCCTATAGATACAAAAATAAAAGAGAAAAAAAATACTATTGATCATGCTCTTTTTCATAATAATATCAATGATTTTATAGAAGGTTTAAACCAAGGACAAAAGGAAGTAATAAAACTTCGATTTTGTAATGAATTATCTATTGAAGATATTGCACAAATTACAGGAAGTAATATCAATACAGTAAAAAGTAGATTATATCAAGGGATTAAACATATAAAGAATAAGTTAGAAACAGGAGGTGAAGTAGATGAGGCAAAAAAGAACAAAAGAAATTTTTGA
- a CDS encoding ABC transporter ATP-binding protein has translation MELEIKNLTKIYDKKTALNDLSISLREGITAVLAPNGAGKTTLLKIIATVMNPTSGNVYLNGKDIFKMGKDYRSIIGYLPQDFGVYPHLTVEKFLKYFAALKGIKEHVSKDRIQELLEMVSLEDMKKEKLKNLSGGMKQRLGIAQAFLNDPKILILDEPTVGLDIEERIKFRDFLIEISEEKIIILSTHIISDVEAVASDILFMKNGELITYITPQEALEELNGRVYEILTDFNEVKKLKEKYLVSGSINKKEKMIIRIVGEKPEVNAISVKPNLEDAYVYYYQGV, from the coding sequence TTGGAATTAGAAATAAAAAATTTAACAAAAATATATGATAAAAAAACTGCATTAAATGATTTGTCTATTTCATTAAGAGAAGGCATTACAGCAGTTTTAGCCCCAAACGGTGCAGGAAAAACAACTCTTTTAAAGATAATAGCTACAGTTATGAATCCAACAAGTGGAAATGTTTATTTAAATGGAAAAGATATATTCAAAATGGGAAAGGATTATCGAAGTATCATTGGGTATTTACCTCAAGATTTTGGGGTATACCCCCATCTTACTGTAGAAAAATTTTTAAAGTATTTTGCAGCTTTAAAAGGAATAAAAGAACATGTATCAAAGGATAGAATACAAGAATTATTAGAGATGGTTTCACTAGAGGATATGAAAAAAGAAAAACTTAAAAATCTTTCAGGTGGAATGAAACAGAGACTAGGGATTGCACAAGCTTTTTTAAATGATCCTAAGATCCTTATATTAGATGAACCTACTGTAGGATTAGATATAGAGGAAAGAATAAAATTTAGAGATTTTTTAATTGAAATAAGTGAGGAAAAAATTATTATTTTATCTACACATATTATTTCTGATGTAGAAGCAGTTGCTTCAGATATATTGTTTATGAAAAATGGAGAATTGATTACATATATAACACCACAGGAAGCATTAGAAGAATTAAATGGAAGGGTATATGAAATTTTAACGGATTTTAATGAAGTAAAAAAATTAAAAGAAAAATATTTGGTAAGTGGTAGCATAAATAAAAAAGAAAAAATGATAATTAGGATAGTGGGAGAAAAACCAGAGGTAAATGCAATATCTGTCAAGCCTAACTTAGAAGATGCTTATGTTTATTATTATCAAGGGGTATAA
- a CDS encoding LemA family protein — protein MSAKKIKERTYTKKLWSFIGGLILGWFFYFFILGMVTEGDEIPDIYVMISLILSLITMIIYTVGSEFNYLKKLELTTTALYSNISIYKKRESQLIAKAEEIISKFLSHESDIQKSVAFSREGDRKTSGNIEGIGALTDLKVTVEKYPDLKSDKHISHILVQLEESQNTILNSKLSYNEYVTYYNTAMVSFPAIMFSGIWKIKPLQFYVDEDFNE, from the coding sequence ATGAGTGCAAAGAAAATTAAAGAGAGAACGTATACAAAGAAATTATGGTCATTTATTGGAGGACTTATTTTAGGGTGGTTTTTTTACTTTTTTATTTTGGGCATGGTTACAGAAGGAGACGAAATTCCAGATATTTATGTGATGATTTCTCTGATACTTTCATTGATTACTATGATTATTTATACAGTTGGGAGTGAGTTTAATTACTTAAAGAAATTAGAATTAACAACAACTGCTTTATACAGTAATATTAGTATATATAAAAAGCGTGAAAGTCAATTGATTGCTAAAGCAGAAGAAATTATATCAAAGTTTTTATCTCATGAGAGTGATATTCAAAAGTCTGTGGCATTTTCTAGAGAAGGAGATAGAAAGACCAGTGGAAATATAGAAGGGATAGGAGCTTTAACAGACTTGAAGGTAACGGTAGAAAAATATCCAGATTTAAAATCAGATAAACATATTTCTCATATATTAGTTCAATTGGAAGAATCACAAAATACTATTTTAAATTCAAAGCTTTCTTATAATGAGTATGTAACTTATTATAATACGGCTATGGTGAGTTTTCCAGCTATCATGTTTTCTGGAATTTGGAAGATTAAGCCTTTACAGTTTTATGTAGACGAAGATTTTAATGAGTAA
- a CDS encoding methyl-accepting chemotaxis protein: MKSKGSIKRYLLMFLVGFLLLSSAVNTICTAIVINTKIKNVLITKAKEQVYEIGKQAEQILANEEDPIPILQKFVEEKEKQENVTYAIVINTNVKAIAHSDPQKIGKTYKDTYTIEGATEGKSQFTRWYAEVQKIWTYDIMQPIYKDGQLYGVMDIGVPESGIKDIVKSVIMYQVFISLISFVVIGILMWMIIRKITNAIQSLSKIVSKTADLDFTHEEGRKLDKRNDEIGSMALAIMDMRIKLKSVIEGIINTSHSLSDASTTLSQISEDSVRSTDEITTAIEEMAKATEEQALDTEKGAEQINQLAKNMDQVLESTRQIVEKTSSMDTLSSTGVQTVLRLEEWSIKNKKSSENVSVIVQEVEKTSSDISSIVNTITEIASQTNLLSLNASIESARAGEAGKGFAVVADEIRKLSEQTSRATEDIKEKIQGIQEISHNAVTEIMDGLEIVVKNSEVTQETKTIFENIKSELDQTILVAKEVTQLYDQMNEKKEEIVGVIENISASSEETSASTEEISASAQEQLLGIETVAQNAIALKEISEELRKEMDNFKL; encoded by the coding sequence ATGAAAAGCAAAGGAAGTATCAAGCGGTATTTATTAATGTTTTTAGTAGGTTTTTTGTTGTTATCCTCTGCAGTCAATACTATATGTACTGCCATTGTAATCAATACCAAAATAAAAAATGTATTAATTACAAAAGCTAAAGAACAAGTATACGAAATAGGAAAACAAGCAGAACAAATACTAGCAAATGAAGAAGATCCAATCCCTATCCTTCAAAAATTTGTGGAAGAAAAAGAAAAACAAGAAAATGTCACTTATGCTATCGTTATTAATACTAATGTAAAAGCCATTGCTCATAGCGATCCACAAAAAATAGGAAAAACTTATAAAGATACATATACCATAGAAGGAGCCACCGAGGGCAAGTCTCAATTTACAAGATGGTATGCAGAAGTACAAAAAATTTGGACATATGATATTATGCAACCTATCTATAAAGATGGGCAACTATATGGTGTAATGGATATAGGAGTCCCTGAAAGTGGAATAAAGGACATTGTAAAAAGTGTTATTATGTACCAAGTGTTCATTTCACTTATAAGTTTTGTAGTAATTGGAATTCTAATGTGGATGATCATTCGTAAAATAACAAATGCAATACAATCTCTTTCAAAGATCGTTTCAAAAACAGCAGATTTGGATTTTACTCATGAAGAAGGACGAAAATTGGATAAACGAAATGATGAAATAGGAAGCATGGCTTTAGCAATTATGGATATGAGAATAAAGTTAAAATCAGTGATTGAAGGAATTATAAACACAAGTCATTCTCTTTCAGATGCATCCACAACACTTTCTCAAATATCAGAAGATAGTGTTCGTTCTACAGATGAAATAACCACAGCTATTGAAGAAATGGCCAAAGCTACAGAAGAACAAGCTTTAGATACAGAAAAAGGCGCTGAGCAAATCAATCAATTGGCTAAAAATATGGATCAAGTCCTAGAAAGTACAAGACAAATTGTAGAGAAAACAAGTAGCATGGATACTTTAAGCTCTACAGGTGTACAAACTGTTCTAAGACTAGAAGAATGGTCTATAAAAAATAAAAAATCATCTGAAAATGTAAGTGTCATTGTCCAAGAAGTTGAAAAAACATCATCTGATATATCTAGTATTGTAAATACAATAACAGAAATTGCAAGTCAGACGAATCTTTTATCATTAAATGCTTCTATAGAATCGGCAAGAGCAGGAGAAGCAGGCAAGGGATTTGCCGTAGTTGCTGATGAAATTAGAAAACTTTCAGAACAAACCTCTAGAGCTACAGAAGATATAAAGGAAAAAATTCAAGGGATTCAAGAAATTTCACACAACGCAGTAACTGAAATTATGGATGGTTTAGAAATTGTAGTAAAAAATTCCGAGGTTACCCAAGAAACAAAAACTATATTTGAAAATATAAAATCAGAATTAGATCAAACCATATTAGTAGCAAAAGAAGTAACTCAACTATATGATCAAATGAATGAAAAAAAAGAAGAAATTGTTGGAGTAATAGAAAATATATCTGCGTCATCAGAAGAAACATCTGCAAGTACTGAGGAGATCTCTGCCTCTGCTCAAGAACAATTATTAGGTATAGAAACAGTAGCTCAAAATGCAATTGCATTGAAAGAAATATCAGAAGAATTAAGAAAAGAAATGGATAATTTTAAATTGTAA